A portion of the Oncorhynchus gorbuscha isolate QuinsamMale2020 ecotype Even-year linkage group LG19, OgorEven_v1.0, whole genome shotgun sequence genome contains these proteins:
- the LOC124005462 gene encoding protein S100-A1-like produces the protein MPSQLESSMESLITVFHRYADKDGDCNTLSKKELKELMQTELASFLKSQKDPAAIDKIMKDLDQNGDGKVNFEEFVSLVVGLSIACEQIYQLHTQKVAAKK, from the exons ATGCCGTCTCAGTTGGAGAGTTCCATGGAGTCCCTGATCACGGTGTTCCATCGCTATGCCGACAAGGACGGTGACTGTAACACACTGAGCAAGAAGGAGCTGAAAGAGCTGATGCAGACAGAACTGGCCAGCTTCCTGAAG tcCCAGAAGGACCCAGCCGCTATAGACAAGATCATGAAGGATCTGGACCAGAATGGTGATGGGAAGGTAAACTTTGAGGAGTTTGTCTCCCTGGTGGTGGGCCTCTCCATCGCCTGTGAACAGATCTACCAGCTCCACACCCAGAAGGTTGCTGCCAAGAAGTGA